The Methanophagales archaeon genomic interval GGTGAAATACCCCCGATGGTGCAGAACCAGATTGCACAGTTGCAGCAGTTGAAACTTCAGTTAGAAGCAGTGAGCAGGCAGAAGGTGCAGGTAGAGGCTTTGCTTCGGGATGCGGAGGCTGCATTGAAGGAGCTGGAGAACCTCGATGATAATTCTGTTATATATCGAACCGTGGGTGAACTGATGATAAAAGTGGCGAAGGTGGATGTGAAAAAGGATTTATCGGAGAAGAAAGAGACCTATG includes:
- a CDS encoding prefoldin subunit beta; this encodes MSGSGEIPPMVQNQIAQLQQLKLQLEAVSRQKVQVEALLRDAEAALKELENLDDNSVIYRTVGELMIKVAKVDVKKDLSEKKETYDLRLKTLERQEERVLKKYQQLQQQLQQALGAAGTASAPTTMGA